A region of the Bacteroidota bacterium genome:
ATGGCAGCAAATTAAGTCAGCCGTTATCAGCTAAATCAGATGATAAAAAAGAAGAGGTAACTGAAAACTCATATACAATAGACGAACTTACACAGGAGCAAGTTTTAGAAGCAGCACAAAACCTGATTCATAAGTCGAAGGATACTAAATTTAAAAGAGAGTTATCACGAATTGTTGAAAGAAAACGACTTCCAAGTAAAAGAAATGGTTTCACCCAAAAAGCTAAAATAGGTGGACAAACAATATTTGTTCGCACCGGTGAATACAGTGACGGAACATTGGGCGAAGTATTTATTGATATGCACAAGGAAGGAGCTGCTTTTAGATCCATGCTAAACTCATTTGCTATAGCAATTTCTTTAGGCTTACAATATGGAGTTCCACTGGAAGAATATGTTGATAAATTTACTTTTACCCGATTTGAACCATCTGGAAACGTAGATCATGCCAACATCAAATATGCAACATCAATAATTGATTATGTGCTGAGGTTACTTGCTTTCGAATATTTAAACAGAACTGATTTAGTGCAAGTAAAACCAGAAGAAATCAAAACGCAATTTGCATTAAACACACTTTCGAACGAAACACTTGAAAGTATTGACACTTTACCCAAGCCTGAATTGATTACAGTAAGCAATAGCGATAATCCTGTTAAATCAAATGAGCAAACACTTTCGAGTCCAACAGCTCAGTTAACAAATTTAATGGGCGATGCTCCTCCTTGCGATACTTGTGGACATATTACAGTACGTAATGGTACCTGCTACAAATGTTTAAATTGTGGCAATAGTTTAGGATGCAGCTAAAATATTGAAATGAAGAGTTTGTACAAGCGACCTTAGGGTCGCTTTTTTTTTATCTGGTGACTTTGAATAAATAGAACTCTTCTCCCACTACACTAAAGGAGTCTGATTTATCTATTTGATAGGCATTAAAGAAATTTTCGTTCACTTTTTTACTCAATAGAAATGATCGATCCAGAGGCAGCAAATTCAAACAGTCAGTGTAAATATTTTTCCCACAGCTCAATCCATCAGCAATAATATGCCTTAAAGAATCCAAATCTCTTCCTCTTTCCTGAAACGAAAATGGCGATCTAATAATATTGTTTGGATAGTACTCATGTTCGTAATAAACTCGATTTTCTAACCTTTGAGAATTTTGAATAATAAACAAATCGCTGTCCTTTTCAATTACTTTGGTGATTAGGAATTCATCAGCATTTAAATGCATTTTGCTATTCGGTACTATTGAAAAAGATAAATTCCAGATCAAAAGAGAAGCAGCAATCCAATATAATGACTTGCTATTGAAATGAATAAAAGATGTTGAAACCAATAATAATAAGAGTGGTAACATGAGCATAAATTCAGCATTACCATAAGAATAAAAGGCAAATAATAGCTGCAAAAGAAAGATCAGAATAAAAAGAAATCGATGCTCTTTAATTAGCAAATTCTCTTTAACAGCTAAGCGTTTTCGACTTAGCCCAATGACTGCAAATAGTAAGGCGAAAAATGCTGGAATAGCAAAAACCCAATTATAGCTGATTAAAGAAATTATCTGACCATGAATTTGAATGAAAGACCTGGCAAAATTCACTATACCAAATTTGAGATAGCCAATTGAAAAAGATGTGCTGACACCTTGAAAGTATTCATAAAATACAAATTGAACCAAAGAGTTAACTCCACTTTCTTTTACATGTCCTATAAGAACCAAATAGTAAACAACAGGAACAATGGTAGCTGTGATTAAAAATCGAAAAATTGTCTTGAAATTTCTTTGATAAAAAAACAAGCTTAGCAGAAATGCCAACCACCAGAAAAAATGTAATTGATGAAACAGGCAAGCCAATGCGGCAAAAAATCCGGATAAGAGAATTTTGTGCTTACTCTTCTTAGCATCTGAAATAAAGAAAACCGTTGCGATCAGCGAGAAGAAAAGTGCTAGTAGATATGTTTCGTTTTCAGTTGCAAAACGAATGAAGACAAAACTAGATCCTGCTATTAAGATAAAACCTCCTATATTCCGCTCCTTCAACTTTAAGATCAATAGTATTTTATGAAAAACGACAAGGCAAAGAGCAGCAATAACTGCATTAAAGGCTTGCATAAAAGCTAATGCACCAACATGAATACCTAAAAAAAGTAGTATTTCATAAAACCCATAGTTCAGCGCATTATACAATAAGTGATGAGGTAGAAATAAATCCTGTCCATGTTTCACACAAGCAGCATAATACCATGAATCCGTTGTTGGGTTAGCGGATGGAAATAATAAATAAATAACGAATAGAAAGAAAATAATAAGGACTTCTCTGAGCTTCACAATCCTGAGATAACATTATTTAAGAAGAGGCTAATTTACAAAATCCTTTTGATCAAAAATAAATCTGTACTCTGGGCACCAATGGACTGGAATATGGAGAGTTGGGTTGAAAGTTCAGGTTATAAAGAAGCATTACTTGCAAATAGGATTTCTCATTATTAAAATATTGTCTATATCCTCCTCCTACTAAAAAGCTTCCTATCCACCTTCGGTTGAATTCCTGTGCAAGATTATCATATTGCTCGAAATTCAACGCTTCGTACTCAGCATGTGCAAAAACATTTTTCAATAAAAGATAATTGGCAAATACCGAACCTCCATAAATACTTGTCTGATAAAGACCTCCAGAACCGTAAATCCTATCCAGGTTAATCTTGTAATAACTATAACTAACGCCAAGTCCTACATACAATTTATCCGTAATTTCAATAGCTAATTTGGGGCTTATTTCAATAACAGTCCTATTACCGAACTGCACGCCCGCACCGCCTCCGAGATGTATCCTATCTTTAAAGGAAGGTTCTTCTTCATCTCGATCCGATCGGTAAAAGTCATCTTGCGCAAATGCAAAAAAACCTATGGCAATCAATACGGCAAAAATGGAAATCTTTTTTCTTAGCATAATAAGGCAGATTGAATCAGCAAATCACAAGAATTATACCACTAAATTGTCCGAATGCTGTGTTCTTTGCAATCAAATTCCTCATGCATCCGTATACCCATTGTTTCTAATTCATCTAATACCGGATTATAAATTTCTGGAATGTTTGGAATAAAAACACCTTTTAACTTGATTTTTCCTTCTAGAATCATTCTCACCGAAATGGCTGCTGGCAATGCAACTGTTCTTGCAACAGCAGTATTCTTATCATCACCAAACTCCTTTAAAGTAGCCTTAATAAAACGTATGTCACCATCAGAAGCCTTGTATTTGAAACAATGCATCATAACAATCATATCCTTTTCTGACTTGTTGAGAATCATTTTACTGATCATCAAATCAGCAGAAATATCAAACCAGCTATTTGTATTTTTATTGATAGGCTGATTACTAAAATATCCAGCATAATCTATAGCTACAATAACATTGGATGTCACATCTATTCCCAGATAAGCTGCCAAATCTAATTTCAGTTTATCTGTATTTTTAACACCCATTTGCTCTGCGAGCAGATCTGCATATGTTTTGCCTGCTATTTCAACAATTTCTTCCGAAAATAAATCCAACTTTTTCATAGAATCAATAATCGCACTCCAGCCCGGATAACGAATGGTTCCTCTCATTACGGTTGTAGCCTCAGAAACTCCATACAAATCAATGTACTCCAGAGAATTTCTATTGGGATATACTTCCAAAGATCCAACTCCCTTAAAATCAATTATTCTCAAATCTTGAAATAGTTTTTTTGCACTTACTTCAATAATCTTGTTTTCCACTTTATAGGTAGCCGGGTTTTTCCCAGCTAACAACACACCTCTGGGACTCCACGAAAAACGATATTTAAATGGATTATTAATCGCCTCAGGAGCAGGTAGAGCGCCACAGAATGAATAGAAATCAATTATCTCACCACCATCATCATGGATTTTATCAATCAAACGCATTGCACTCATATGGTCGATACCCGGATCAACACCCACCTCATTTAGCATAATGATTCCAGCTTCTTTAACTTGTGCTTCCATTTCCTTCATGATAGGTTTCAAATAGGAAGTGGTAACCATGTTTTTTTTAAGCTTTATACAAATCTTTAATATTTTAGGGTGATAAGCAAAGGGCAATAAGGATACTACTAAATCGACTTTAGAAGCCAGTTTCTCAATCGATTCTTCATCATTAGCATCTATTTGCTTGGCTTTTCCATTTGGATGATTGTCTATTATTTTGATTGCTTTCGAAATATCAACATCGGCCAGAGTAATAGCAAATGAATGATCCAATAAATACTTTACCATTGGGCTTGCTACCATACCAGCACCCAAAATCAGGACTTCCTGCATAATTTTTAATAATTAATAGTTGTGTTGTTGTGTTGTTGCTTACTCCTCAATACTTTTCGCTACTTCAATGGGAATATCCGCATTGATTGAATCAATGTTGAGTGTATTAAATAGCTCCTCATCAGTTAGATTTAGTTTTTCTAATAAAATTTGGGCTTGCCAAGTAAACTCGTGATTTGGAAATTTCTCAATTAAAAGAGAATAATATTTTTCTGCATTTTCAAAATCCCCCAATTTGGTTTTGTACAAATCAGCAAGAATAAAATAAGTATAGGGAACATAAGCGCTTTCAGGATAGTTTTCTTGAATGAGTTTATACTTTTCAATGGCTTTTTCCGTATCAGCCAATAAACCAGTATAAATATTCCCTAACTGAATTAAATAATGGGGCGCTAATGAATCATCAGCATACTCCAAAACGAAAAGTTCATATTTTTCAGACAGAATCTTCCCTGCCTGAAAATCTACTTCTCCTGTTTCAAATGATTTTTCAAATTCTATTTGTTGAAGTTTTATTTCCTCAACCAGAGCATTTCGCTCCGCTTGTTTTTTCTTTGAATTACATGAAGAAAAAACAACTAGTATAGTCAGTAATAAAAATAATCTACTCATGATTTTTAGAAATTAATAGGTTTTTGTCATGTCGCCATCTACAACAATAATATAGTCTGCGGTATTAAGATTATCCTCTTTCACGCTGTCAATCGTATCTTGCTCCACTGTAGTAATTGTCATGATTTTAATAGCTGGATTGTACTTTTTCAAATACCATACAATACCTTCGAAATTCTGTGAATGATAAGCACCATTAAAATGAAGAAACAAACTATTTTCCTTCAAGTTTTTATTGATAAAATGAGCCATTGTTGCATCCTTAATTGCTTGAGCTTGTGGCAAATAAGGAAAACCGGGCATCCCTCCACCATGCATCATTCCCTTATAACCAGATAGCTCAGGATCATAAGCTATTGGCAAAGGTGCAATAAACAGTTGGCTATGTTTATCTAAATTAAGCTTTAATGAATCCAATCCATTTTTTGCCACATAAGAGGCATATCTTCTGGGAATATTCGTTGCAATAAAAGGATAATTATTGTCTTTGGCAAAATCTACCAAAGGTTTGTAATCCGTAGAATAGTTTTTCCAAAGATGAGTACCTGATTCAAAGTTTCTGCTAGAAACCATACCATCTAAGTATTCCGATAAAATAATTTGCTGATCGCTTTCGAACATTTCTGCTCCCAAAATAAGCGATTTGCCACTTTTTTCTTTCAATGCCTTAGCTACTTCCAACTGCAACCAATGCCCAATAGCATTGTTATGTAACTCACCAAAGAAAACAACATCTGCTTTTGATGCATCTTCAATCATATTTTTAAACTTTGCTTTTTTACCCTCTTTGTTAAATAGCTTGTAAGCTGGCATATCGGCCTGAACAAAAAGGAGTAATGCTAATACGGGTAATAAATACTTAATTTTTTTCATTTGCTTGAGTTAGTTTATTCGCATGCATATCAATTACAGTTAACATAGCAATGAGCGCCCAAAATGGCACCGAAGCCTTATCTGTATGTAAGAAATTATTCATTACACCATGAGACAGATAGGTAGTTAACGACAACAATATTAGTAAAGTCAGATACTTTATCTGCCTATTATTTGAATTATAAAATATTTTCATTCCATAGGCTATTATCAGAACAACAATAACGATAAAAGATAACATGCCTAAAAAACCAGATTCGGATAATGGCCCAAGGTATTCTGAATGAGCATTGCCTAAAGTTCCAAAATTTGTACTGATAGCTGTTTTTTCACGATCTAATTGAAAGGGCGCATAATTGAACATAAAAGTTCCTGGACCCCATCCTAATAGTGGTTTTTCTTTAAACATTCGAATGGCTGACATCCACCGATTGATTCTTTCGGTATTGCTAACATCTGTTGTAATGTTGGAAATCGATTCAAAATGATCTTTCATATCATCAGAAGATACCGATTCAGTCCTATCCATTTTCATTTGGATTTTACTCCAGTAAGTAAGTGTAGTACCAATAGCTAATAATGCTACTATCATTAGATAAACGAATCGAACCCTTAGAAAAAGAATGATCATGAAAGCAGCTGAAATAATGATGCTAACCCAAGCTGCCCTTGTGTAAGAAAAGATTAAACCTACAATCAGAATAAGAGTAAAAATCCCAGCAAAATATCGCTCAAATCTGCTCAACTTGAATATTTTTGGTGCTATAAAAAATCCAATCATAAAAGGAAGAAGCAAAGCTATTATAGCCCCATAGATCGTATGATCTTTAAAAAATGGATAAGTGACTTTATTCGCCCATTCTTGCGTAAAAAAGTGCTGGGAATGCCTGATCAGGGTATAAATTACTGCAACCACCAGTGTAATTGAAAAAAACCAGATAAACAGCTTCAAGGATTTGTAATTCTTAAAAAGCTCAACACCCATAAAATAAAATACAGCCACATACCAAATTCTTGCTGCTAAAAACTTCAGGGAAACCAATGGAATTGTGCTACTTATGGATGTGATAAGCATCCAAAACAAGTTAAATAATATGGCAATAGTGATTGGATGCTTTAGTAACTCCTTGTTAAACTTTCCTTCAATGAGTACTTTTAAAATATACACAACGGTTAAAACCATTAACAAAGGCTCGGTAGGCAAACTAATAGAAGAGCCAAGCTCAGTTAACTCAAATGTAAAAGACAATGGAGTTAGTAATGACAAAAGAAGTAACAACCAATTAGGTGATACAAAAAGTATATAGACAATTATGCCAACAACAGGCAATAAGGCTAACCAAAACAACTCATGAATGAGTAACAAACTATTGGCAGCAATAAAAACTAAAAATAGTATTGCAGCTAGAATGTTTTTTCGTGAAAGGAAATTTTCCAAAGCCTTTTTAGAAATTACTTTTTCTGTATATGCTTGAAATTCTCAATAAAAATAAAAAGAACTATTGCAAATAGCAATGCAGAGAAAAAGCCTACTATTGTAATGATTGATCTGCGAGGAAAGGCTTTGCGCTCGGCTACTCCTGCTCTTTCTATTATAAATTTATTTGGGACAATGCTTTCTACATCTGCTTTTATCTGCTTGTATTTTGTTCTGAGCTTTACAACTTCTTCTAATTCATATTCTAATTCGCCAGATAACCAAGCTTGTGTTGGGCCATACACGGCTAAAACCTTCAGCTTTTCATCGATCGAACGGAGTGAAGCAGAACTCCCTCTTGAAATGGCATCTGCATAAGCCTGACTTAATGCATCTGATTGTCCCTCAAAATCAAGTACGCCCAATTTTGCCAAAGCATTCAGGGAATCCACAATGCTTTGCACATATGCTTTTTTTTCATTGAAATCCTTTTCCACGATTTTCATTCCATCGTTTGCCCTTTGTTTGAGAATACTATTTCGGATGGTATCCATAATCTCCACAATATCATTGGCAATATTGGCCGCCATCACAGGATCTTCATCTCGAACACTAACTTTAATGGATGTGTATTCCGTTAATGCCGATTTAACATTTTTATGAAACTTAATTCCAAATTTTGTATTCGCATATTTTTCATCAGGATCAATCCCATAATGCTCCATGAGATTATATCTTTTCTTAATTTTTGCACCTATGAGATCTGATTGCAGAATTTGCAATAATTGCTCTGCTTCTTCGCCTTCACCAATAGTCAAAAAATCATTATCACCATATTGATTTTCACTTAATAAACCTTTGGATACTGACATTTGTATTGTTGGATAAAAAATTACATAGGACTCATATTTGGGGGTAATAAATTTAGGACCAGAAAAAATAGCAACAATAATTGCAGCTACTATACTTATTGCAGCTAAATAAAATTTCCATTTCCAGATAAATCTTAAAACTTCTATAAAATCATTCTTCTTCTCGACCATGCGATATATCAATAAAACTAGTTTTAAAAGTACTCAACCGACTTTTATAAGTCGCTTAAGATATTATTTTCAGAGCAAAACAAACGCAAATTTCTTAAAAAAAGCAACAAAACAATAAAAAGAATAAACGATGCCATATTGCTTTTCTTATATGCTGTTGATAACTTTAGAATTAATGAATTTAGGGCAGTCTTAACAAAAGAGTGTATTTTTGTATCATTCTTTTAAATCCACATAAAAATCATGAGAATTGTAGTCAATACACGATTTCTAATCAAAAATAAACTGGAAGGAATTGGTGTGTTTACTGCAGAAACTTTCAAGCGAATTTGTAAAAACAACCCTGATCACGAATTCATTTTTTTATTCGACAGGGCATTTGATGAGGAATATATTTTTGCTCAAAATATAAAAGGAATTGTTTTAAGACCTCCAGCAAGACATCCTTTTTTGTGGTTTTTGTGGTTTGAGTTTTCTGTTCACAGATTTCTTAAACAAGCCAAAGCCGATTTGTTTATTTCATGTGATGGCTATGTAACTCTTCGAACTAAAACAAAAACGCTAGCTATAATTCATGATTTAGCGTTTGAACATTATCCTAAGGATGTTCCATGGATTGCTCGAAAATATTACCGCTACTTCTTTCCGAAATTTGCCTGGAAAGCTGATCGTATTGCAAGCGTTTCTGAATTTAGTAAAAATGACATTTGTGAATGGTATTCGACTGATCCAAACCTTATTGATGTCGTTTACAATGGATCTTCCGATCATTTCAAACCTATTTCAGAAGATCATAAAATAGAAATTCGCAATAGATATACAGACGGGAAGGAATACTTCATTTATATTGGCGCACTACACCAGCGAAAAAATATTGTAAATCTGCTGAAAGCATTTGATCGATTTAGAACAAAATCAGATCAGGATATTAAGCTATTAATTGTTGGGACAAAAGCATGGCGTTTGGCTGAAATGGATCAAGTCTTTGAATCGATGAAATACAAATCAGATGTAATTTTCACTGGTCGATTATCAGATAATGATTTAGCACAAACGCTGGCATCGGCACTTGCTTTGGTCTACATTTCCTATTTTGAGGGTTTTGGAATTCCACTACTCGAAGCCATGAATTGTGATGTTCCCATTATTACTTCTGATCGATCTTCGCTTCCAGAAGTGGCCGGAAACGCAGCATTAATTGTTGATCCATTTGATTTGGATGATATCAGTGAGGCTATGCATAAAATATCCACCAATTCAGAACTTCGAAACTCTTTAATTGAAAAATCTAAAATTCAAAGACAAAAATTTAGCTGGGATAAAACAGCTGAATTGATGTGGGAATCTATATTAAAAACGATATAATTTTTCTGATGGAGAAATGATATTGTAGTGCAATAAATTACGTTTAATAATTCCGCTGGGAATGATAAAAACATATCATCATGGCAAACACATATACTCAAATTCATATTCAAGCTGTATTCGTTGTAAAATATCGTGCATGTTTAATTCAAAATAGCTGGAAAGAAGAATTGTACAGATACATCATAGGTATTATTAAAGAAAATAATCATAAGCCATTAATCATTAATGGAATGCCTGATCACATTCATATTTTGCTTGGTTTACGTCCTGCTCAATCCATATCAGATTTACTAAAAGATATCAAAGGGAGTTCATCAAAATGGATCAATGAAAAAGGATTTCTTCCTGTACAATTTTCATGGCAGGGGGGCTATGGTGCATTTTCATACAGCAAGCAAGATTTACCGAAAGTTATTAAGTACATCAAAAATCAGGAAATTCATCATAAGAAGAAAAGCTTCAATGAAGAATATGTAGAATTACTTCATGAATTTGATATTGAATATGATAATCAATTTCTTTTTAAGCCCTTGATTTAATGTCGTACCTAAAGGTACTTAATGCAACATTAATCTTTTGAGCAACCGGGATATTATCCCTAACGGGATAAACAGAATCTTTAGCATCCACTCGTCAATTACGAAAAATAAAAAGTCCCAAACAAATTCGCCAATATTCCTTGGGAGATAAGACTTGTATCAAAATCATATACTTGTCCTGTAAGGACAGTATATTGGTCATTTCCAAAAAAATCCAAGAATAAGTCCCATAGGGACGGAATATTATACCCTTTTTTCAGCTTAACATGATTACCTGCTACTGTCTCTCTGTAAGATGATTTCGTACCTAAAGGCACTTCCTACAGCATCAATCCTTTGAGCAACCGGAATATTGTCCCTAGCGGGACAAATAGGATCTTTAGTATCCACATAATTACAAATAATCAATAGTCCTATCCCAAATTCGCCAATATTCCTTGGGAGATAAGACTTGTATCAAAATCATTGCTTGTCCTGTAAGGACAGTAAATTGGTTACTCCCAAATAGAACTTAAAAAAATTCCCGTAGGGACGAAATAGTTAATTACTTTTAAATCAATGGATATTAATAAACTACTTGCTTACTAATACAAACATTCCTTCAGCAACAAATTCAAACGCTTCTGGACTTCTTTCATCAAAATAAGCAATTGAAAACCTCAATTTACCTGGTATTTTGGGACATATTTCATATTGCCCGGGTAAATTTGTCCTTCTTATTGTCCCATTTGTAATTGAAATTCTTAACAATGTAGCAGGAACACCTTCTACTTCAATTTGCACCAAAAACCTCCTTTTAAAAACTAAGGTGTCATTGTAAACCTCTTCTCCTATAAAGGTAATCACAGGATTTGCTCCCTGATAATTTAGTGTGCTATTAATACTACTTATATCTCCTCCCTTTATTAAATCAATGACTTTGTTTCTAATATGTAGCTTTTCAATTTGTTGTTTTCCACCAGAACCTTCTGCAAATCCATTGAAATTCCCATAAATGTAAACATTAACATTTTGTGTTAGGATTGTATCTAATCTAAGCCCTAAGTCCGTAATCTCATAAAATAATATTGGGTTGTAATAAGTAAACTCATTTTTATCATCAAGAGGTTCTGTCCAATTCCAATATCCTGCAAATTCTAGGTTTTTGTCATCATCAAGATTAGTGGCTTCTCTTTCAAATGAAGGAACTTGTTCCCTAGACATGACATTATTGTTTTTTATATACAATTTTATTAACCTGCTTTTTGAAGGTGGCTGATGTTCTTCAAAGAGTATTTCGAATTCATTTTCTTCTTTAAGCGGGATTAAATAAACCTCTAGCTTTTCAATATTAAACTCATCTACATTGTCGTAATCATATATAACTATACCATCTCTCAGAATTTCAAGTTTTGTGAACACTCCATATTTCCTGTAAGTCTCAATATCAGATCCTTCAATTGTAAATCCATGACCCAAGTCTAATGTAGGAATATTTTCATTTCGTTGACTTTGAACCTCAGTTTCAGTTTTTACATTATTGCTCTGACAGCTAACAAGAGATGTAATAATGAATAATACAAGTAGCTTTTTTTTCATGATATTATTTCAATTTCAAGCCCAACTCATCCAACTGCTCCTGGGCAATTCGTGAGGGAGATTCTATCATCACATCTCTACCTGAATTGTTTTTTGGAAAAGCAATATAATCTCGAATAGAATCGCTACCACCGAATAATGCACACCAACGGTCAAATCCAAAGGCTATTCCACCATGTGGAGGAGCTCCATATTCAAAAGCATTCATTAAAAAACCAAACTGGTTTTGGGCTTCTTCATCTGTAAAGCCTAATGCTTTAAACATTTGCTTCTGCAATTCCCTATCATGAATCCTGATTGATCCACCACCTATTTCAACACCATTTATAACCAGATCGTATGCATTGGCTCTTACCTTTCCGGGTTCTGTTTCAAGTAATGCAATATCTTCCTCTACAGGAGAGGTAAATGGATGATGCATAGCATGGAATCGTTGACTTCCTTCATCCCATTCCAATAATGGGAAATCAGTTACCCAAAGAGGTTTAAATGTTTTTCTATCTTTAAGGTTCAATCTATCAGCCATTTCCAAGCGAAGCTCAGACATAGCAAATCGAGTTTTGTTCAGATCTCCTGCTAACACCAATATCAAATCACCTGCTTTTGCATCCATTGCTTCTGCCCATGATTTAAGCTGTTCCTGATCATAAAACTTATCTACTGAGGACTTGAAAGTTCCATCTTCATTGCATTTTACATACACCATTCCATTTGCGCCAACTTGTGGTCTACGAACAAATTCAGTTAGCAGATCCAAATCTTTACGGCTATAGTTTCCGCACCCCTTTGCATTTATACCAACAACCAATTCTGCATTATCAAAAACATTGAATCCTTTATTTTTAACAAGTTCATGGAGCTCAACAAAACGCATATCGAAACGGGTATCAGGTTTATCACTTCCATAATATTTCATCGCATCTGCATAGGCTATGCGGTCAAACTCAAGACCTTCGACACCAAGAACTTTGCTAAATAAATGTCTGGCTAATCCTTCAAAAGTTGAAAGAACGTCCTTCAGTTCAACAAAAGCCATTTCACAATCGATTTGTGTAAACTCAGGTTGACGGTCAGCTCGTAAATCTTCATCTCTAAAACAACGCACAATCTGGAAGTATTTATCCATACCACCTACCATTAGCAATTGCTTGAAGGT
Encoded here:
- the tnpA gene encoding IS200/IS605 family transposase, whose amino-acid sequence is MANTYTQIHIQAVFVVKYRACLIQNSWKEELYRYIIGIIKENNHKPLIINGMPDHIHILLGLRPAQSISDLLKDIKGSSSKWINEKGFLPVQFSWQGGYGAFSYSKQDLPKVIKYIKNQEIHHKKKSFNEEYVELLHEFDIEYDNQFLFKPLI
- the aspS gene encoding aspartate--tRNA ligase — protein: MYRTHTCGELNVEHIGQIVKLSGWVQKSRDLGGMTFVDLRDRYGITQLVFNMETNADLCQQARKLNREDVISIDGVVAERSNKNLKMPTGEIEIIVDSIRVLNKSKLPPFTIEDKTDGGDEIRMKYRYLDIRRNPVKNNLLLRHQMSTETRTYLSNQGFIEIETPFLIKSTPEGARDFVVPSRMNVHDFYALPQSPQTFKQLLMVGGMDKYFQIVRCFRDEDLRADRQPEFTQIDCEMAFVELKDVLSTFEGLARHLFSKVLGVEGLEFDRIAYADAMKYYGSDKPDTRFDMRFVELHELVKNKGFNVFDNAELVVGINAKGCGNYSRKDLDLLTEFVRRPQVGANGMVYVKCNEDGTFKSSVDKFYDQEQLKSWAEAMDAKAGDLILVLAGDLNKTRFAMSELRLEMADRLNLKDRKTFKPLWVTDFPLLEWDEGSQRFHAMHHPFTSPVEEDIALLETEPGKVRANAYDLVINGVEIGGGSIRIHDRELQKQMFKALGFTDEEAQNQFGFLMNAFEYGAPPHGGIAFGFDRWCALFGGSDSIRDYIAFPKNNSGRDVMIESPSRIAQEQLDELGLKLK
- a CDS encoding O-antigen ligase family protein: MENFLSRKNILAAILFLVFIAANSLLLIHELFWLALLPVVGIIVYILFVSPNWLLLLLSLLTPLSFTFELTELGSSISLPTEPLLMVLTVVYILKVLIEGKFNKELLKHPITIAILFNLFWMLITSISSTIPLVSLKFLAARIWYVAVFYFMGVELFKNYKSLKLFIWFFSITLVVAVIYTLIRHSQHFFTQEWANKVTYPFFKDHTIYGAIIALLLPFMIGFFIAPKIFKLSRFERYFAGIFTLILIVGLIFSYTRAAWVSIIISAAFMIILFLRVRFVYLMIVALLAIGTTLTYWSKIQMKMDRTESVSSDDMKDHFESISNITTDVSNTERINRWMSAIRMFKEKPLLGWGPGTFMFNYAPFQLDREKTAISTNFGTLGNAHSEYLGPLSESGFLGMLSFIVIVVLIIAYGMKIFYNSNNRQIKYLTLLILLSLTTYLSHGVMNNFLHTDKASVPFWALIAMLTVIDMHANKLTQANEKN
- a CDS encoding ChaN family lipoprotein, whose amino-acid sequence is MKKIKYLLPVLALLLFVQADMPAYKLFNKEGKKAKFKNMIEDASKADVVFFGELHNNAIGHWLQLEVAKALKEKSGKSLILGAEMFESDQQIILSEYLDGMVSSRNFESGTHLWKNYSTDYKPLVDFAKDNNYPFIATNIPRRYASYVAKNGLDSLKLNLDKHSQLFIAPLPIAYDPELSGYKGMMHGGGMPGFPYLPQAQAIKDATMAHFINKNLKENSLFLHFNGAYHSQNFEGIVWYLKKYNPAIKIMTITTVEQDTIDSVKEDNLNTADYIIVVDGDMTKTY
- a CDS encoding glycosyltransferase family 4 protein — encoded protein: MRIVVNTRFLIKNKLEGIGVFTAETFKRICKNNPDHEFIFLFDRAFDEEYIFAQNIKGIVLRPPARHPFLWFLWFEFSVHRFLKQAKADLFISCDGYVTLRTKTKTLAIIHDLAFEHYPKDVPWIARKYYRYFFPKFAWKADRIASVSEFSKNDICEWYSTDPNLIDVVYNGSSDHFKPISEDHKIEIRNRYTDGKEYFIYIGALHQRKNIVNLLKAFDRFRTKSDQDIKLLIVGTKAWRLAEMDQVFESMKYKSDVIFTGRLSDNDLAQTLASALALVYISYFEGFGIPLLEAMNCDVPIITSDRSSLPEVAGNAALIVDPFDLDDISEAMHKISTNSELRNSLIEKSKIQRQKFSWDKTAELMWESILKTI
- a CDS encoding saccharopine dehydrogenase, which codes for MQEVLILGAGMVASPMVKYLLDHSFAITLADVDISKAIKIIDNHPNGKAKQIDANDEESIEKLASKVDLVVSLLPFAYHPKILKICIKLKKNMVTTSYLKPIMKEMEAQVKEAGIIMLNEVGVDPGIDHMSAMRLIDKIHDDGGEIIDFYSFCGALPAPEAINNPFKYRFSWSPRGVLLAGKNPATYKVENKIIEVSAKKLFQDLRIIDFKGVGSLEVYPNRNSLEYIDLYGVSEATTVMRGTIRYPGWSAIIDSMKKLDLFSEEIVEIAGKTYADLLAEQMGVKNTDKLKLDLAAYLGIDVTSNVIVAIDYAGYFSNQPINKNTNSWFDISADLMISKMILNKSEKDMIVMMHCFKYKASDGDIRFIKATLKEFGDDKNTAVARTVALPAAISVRMILEGKIKLKGVFIPNIPEIYNPVLDELETMGIRMHEEFDCKEHSIRTI
- a CDS encoding tetratricopeptide repeat protein, producing MSRLFLLLTILVVFSSCNSKKKQAERNALVEEIKLQQIEFEKSFETGEVDFQAGKILSEKYELFVLEYADDSLAPHYLIQLGNIYTGLLADTEKAIEKYKLIQENYPESAYVPYTYFILADLYKTKLGDFENAEKYYSLLIEKFPNHEFTWQAQILLEKLNLTDEELFNTLNIDSINADIPIEVAKSIEE